The genomic region GCCAGCTGGTCGGAAATGCGCTGACCCAGGACCTCCCGCTCGTCGTCGGTGGCTCGACGAACACGAAGTCGGCGAAGTCCGCGGCGAGCGGCACGACAACGGGCAAGACCGGATCGGGCGCACCGACGTCGAATCAGCAGCAGAGCGAGAGCACCCCCGTACCGTGGACGGGAGCCCTGCCGGGGCCGTCGACCCATTGATCAGCAACATGAGGTGGCACCATGACGTCCGTCGCTTCCCGTAGACGCCGTGCCACGGTCGCGATCGCGACGGTGATCGTGATCGTGATCGTGTTCGTCGTGCGACTCGTCGATGTGCAGGTCGTGCAGGCGGACTCCCTGAACCGCAAGGCGGCGGAGCAGCGCGGAGACGTCTCCGTCATCAACGGCACGAGAGGCTCGATCGTCTCAGAAGACGGCACGGTGCTGGCACGCAGCGTGTTGCGCTACGACTTCATCGCCACACCGAAGTACACCAAGAAACCCTTCGACGTGACGATCGATGGCGCGACGAAGAAGATGACGCTTGCCCAGGCGGCACCGGTCATCGCCGCCATCACGGGGCAGAAGGCCACCGATATCACCGAGCCGATCCAGTCCGCGCTGGCCACCAACAAGAACTCCATGTACGCGCCCATCGTGCAGAACGTGGATGTCTCCACCTACCAGAAGCTGACGGCGCTGCACATCTCGTGGCTCAACTCCACCAGCCACGAGACGCGCGTCTACCCGAACGGGGCGGTGGCCGGCAACATCCTCGGTTTCCTCAACGGCGACGGGGTCGCGCAGGCGGGCCTGGAGGAGAGCGGCAACGCCTGCCTCGCGGGCAAGAACGGTGAGGAGACGTACCAGGTCGGTGAGGACGGCGTCACCATCCCAGGCAGCACGAAGGTGCAGAAGGCGGCCAAGCAGGGTGGTCAGCTCGTCACCACGCTGAACTCCGACCTCCAGTGGTTCGCGCAGGACGAGCTCGCGAAGACCGTGAAACAGCTCGGTGCGCAGTTCGGCATGATCAGCGTCGTCAGCATCAAGGACGCCAAGATCCGGGTGGCGGCGCAGTATCCGTCGGCGGACCCGAACGATCTCGACGCGACGCCCACCGAGTATTGGCCGGCGATGATGTTCCAGAGCATCTACGAGCCCGGATCCATCTTCAAGCCGCTGACCGCCGCCGCTCTGCTGGACACGGGCAAGGCGACGCCGACGACTCACGCCGTCGTTCCCGACACCTTCGCTCCGCAGCAGGGCGTGTTCGTCTCGGACAACGAGTCGCACCCCGTGCAGAACCTGACACTGACGGGCATTCTGACCGAGTCCTCGAACGTCGGCATGTCGGAGATCGGAACCACGATGACCGACCAGGCGCGCTACGAGTTCCTGAAGAAGTTCGGCATCGGCAAGGCCACCGCCGTCGATTTCCCTGGTGAGCAGAGCGGCATCCTCACGAAGCCGTCGACCTGGGACGAGCAGACCAAGTACGCCACCACGTTCGGACAGGGCCTGTCGACGACCCAAGCGCAGATGCTGAGCGCCTATCAGGCCATCGCGAACGGGGGAGTGCAGGTTCCGCTCTCGCTCGTCGAGGGCTGCAAGCAGGCCGACGGCACGATGACACAGGTGCCGTCGAAGAAGGGCACCAGGGTCGTCACGGCGAAGACCTCGCAGGAGATCCTCGGCATGCTCGAGAACGTGCTCAAGGGCGGTCCGCTCTCCACCTTGCCCGACACCGAGATCCCCGGATATCTCGTCGCGGCGAAGACAGGAACGGCGCAGGAGCCCGACGGTCACGGCGGCTACCAGCAGAACTACTACGTCTCGGTGATGGGCGTCGCACCGGTGGACGATCCGCAGTATCTCGTTTCTGTGAACATCGGCTTCCCGACTACGATCAGAACGTCCATGGCAGCGGGTCCGCTGTTCAAGTTGATGATGAGCCAGGTGCTCAAGGACTACCGGGTTCAGCCGTCGACCGGCAGCCCGGCGAACTACCCCGATACCTATTGAAAGTGAGCCACGTGACCGGAACGGGCACCGCAATGCTGCGCCCAGAACACCCCGTCCCCCGGTCCCTGTCGCAGCTGGTGGCCGACTTCGGGTTCGAGGCGTCGGAGCGGGTTGATTCAGTCGAGGTCAGTGGCGTGACCGTCAGCTCGGCGGCCGTCGAGCCGGGCGATCTCTATGTCGGGCTTCCCGGAACCAGGGTGCACGGGGCATCCTTCGCCGCCGACGCCGCGGCCTCAGGCGCGACCGCCGTGCTGACGGATGCCGCCGGCGCGGTCCTCGCCGAAGGCGCCGGTCTGCCGGTGCTCGTCACCGAAGACCCGCGCGCGGCTCTCGGCGACGTCGCCGCATGGGTGTACCGCACCGAGGAGAACACGGCTACCTTCTTCGCCGTCACCGGAACCAACGGCAAGACGAGCGTCGTCTACGTGATCACGGCCGTGCTGGGACAGCTCGGCGTGCGCTCGGGTCTCAGTTCGACGGCGGAGCGTCGCATCGGCGACGTCGCCGTCACGAGTTCGCTGACGACGCCGGAGGCGAGTGAACTGCACGGCCTCCTGGCCAGGATGCGCGAGGCCGAGGTGCGCGCCGCCGCCGTCGAGGTGTCGGCACAGGCGTTGAGCCGCCATCGCGTCGACGGCATCGTCTTCGACGTGGCCGGATTCACGAACCTGAGCCACGACCACCTCGACGACTACGCGTCGATGGACGAGTACTACGCCGCCAAGCTCGAGCTGTTCACGCCGGACAGGGCTCGTCGGGCTGTCGTCACGATCGACGACGAGTGGGGAAGGCGGCTCGCGGACGAGTCGCGCATCCCCGTCACCACGCTGACCAGCGTCGAGGGCATCGACGCGGACTGGCGTGTCGAGCTCGGGGAGCAGACGATCGATCGCACCGGGTTCACGCTCGTCGGGCCCGACGGACGATCGCTGACCACGAGCATCCCGGTGCTGGGCGCCTTCATGGCGACGAACGCGGCGCTCGCGATCGTCATGCTCGTGGAGTCGGGCTTCGATCTCGAGGCCATCGGACAGGCGCTCGAACGCGACGGGGGCATCCAGGCCTACATTCCCGGGCGTGCCGAACGCGTCTCAGGCGAACGCGGCCCCGCGCTCTTCGTCGACTACGGACACACCCCCGACGCGTTCGAGCGGGCGCTCTCCTCGCTGCGCGTCGTCACCCCCGGGCGCATCATCATGGTGTTCGGCGCCGACGGCGACAGAGACACCACCAAGCGAGCAGCGATGGGCGCGATCGCGGCGCGCGGTGCCGACGAGGTGATCATCACCGACTTCCACCCCCGGTACGAGGACCCCGCAGCCATCCGCGCAGCGCTCATCGCGGGGGCGCTGGATGCCGTCCCCGACGCCGAGGTGCTCGAGGTCGCCGACCAGCGTGCGGCCATTCGCACCGCCATCCAGCACGCCACAGAAGGAGACGTCATCTTCTACGCCGGACCCGGCCACGAGGACTACCAGGAGGTCGCGGGAGTGCACCTGCCCTATTCCGCCAGGGACGACGCGCGACTCGCCCTGCGCGAAGCGGGGTGGCTTTCGTGATCGCGATGACCATGGGCGAGATCGCCGACGCGGTCGGCGGAAAGATCGTCGGCGGCGATCCCGCCACGCTCGTCGACGGGCTGTCGTACACCGACTCCAGGGAAGTGACGAGCGGCGGCGTCTTCTTCGCGAAGCCGGGGGAGTTCACCGACGGACACCTGTTCGCTCCGCAGGCCGTCGAGCGCGGTGCTGCGCTGGTCGTCGTCGATCACGAGCTCGAGCTCGATGCGCCACAGCTCGTCGTCGCCGACGTGGTGGACGCGCTCGGCGACCTAGCGCGCACCGTGATCGCGAAGGTGCGCGAGGCGGGCATCCTGCGCATCGTCGGCATCACCGGCTCGAACGGCAAGACCACCACCAAGAACCTGCTCGGCACGATCCTCTCCCGCGTGGGGCAGACCGTCGCACCCCGCGCCTCGTTCAACAACGAGGTGGGCGCCCCGCTGACGATGCTCGAGGTCACCGACGAGACGCGGTTCCTCGTCGCCGAGATGGGCGCGAGCCGCGAGGGCGACATCGCGCGCCTCATCCGCATGGCGAAGCCCGACGTCGGCGTCGTGTTGAAGGTAGGGCTGGCCCACGCGGGCGAGTTCGGCGGCATCGAGGCCACGCAGCGGGCGAAGTCCGAGATGGTGACCGACCTCTCCGCCGACGACATCGCGGTGCTCAACGCCGACGACCCGCGTGTGGCGGCGATGGCGCCGATGACGAGGGCCCGAGTCCTCTGGTTCGGCGAGGACGGCGAGGATGCCCCCGACCGCGTGCGCGCCACCGGTGTGCGTTCCGGCCGCGCGGGCACCGCGTTCCGGCTGCATCTTCCCGATGGCGAAGAGCGTGACGTGGCGTTCCGCGTGCTGGGCGAGCACCACGTGGCGAACGCCCTCGCGGCATCTTCTGCTGCGTTCGCACTCGGCGTCGGCATCGACGACATCGTGGCCGGGCTCGAGTCGGTGACGCGTGCCGAGCGCTGGCGCATGGAGGTCGTGGGCAACGCGCGCGGGGTCACGGTGATCAACGACGCGTACAACGCCAGCCCCGACTCGATGGCCGCCGCGCTCAAGACGCTCGTGCAGCTGCGCGAGCCGGGCGGCAGGGCGATCGCCGTGCTCGGCGAGATGAGTGAGCTGGGCGACGCATCAGGAGCGGAGCACGATCGCATCGGTCTGCTCGCCGTTCGGCTCGGCATCGATCAGGTCGTCGTGGTGGGATCGGGCGCGCGTCGCCTGCACATCTCCACGATCAACGAGGGATCGTGGGACGGCGAGTCGGCGT from Humibacter ginsenosidimutans harbors:
- a CDS encoding peptidoglycan D,D-transpeptidase FtsI family protein, with the protein product MTSVASRRRRATVAIATVIVIVIVFVVRLVDVQVVQADSLNRKAAEQRGDVSVINGTRGSIVSEDGTVLARSVLRYDFIATPKYTKKPFDVTIDGATKKMTLAQAAPVIAAITGQKATDITEPIQSALATNKNSMYAPIVQNVDVSTYQKLTALHISWLNSTSHETRVYPNGAVAGNILGFLNGDGVAQAGLEESGNACLAGKNGEETYQVGEDGVTIPGSTKVQKAAKQGGQLVTTLNSDLQWFAQDELAKTVKQLGAQFGMISVVSIKDAKIRVAAQYPSADPNDLDATPTEYWPAMMFQSIYEPGSIFKPLTAAALLDTGKATPTTHAVVPDTFAPQQGVFVSDNESHPVQNLTLTGILTESSNVGMSEIGTTMTDQARYEFLKKFGIGKATAVDFPGEQSGILTKPSTWDEQTKYATTFGQGLSTTQAQMLSAYQAIANGGVQVPLSLVEGCKQADGTMTQVPSKKGTRVVTAKTSQEILGMLENVLKGGPLSTLPDTEIPGYLVAAKTGTAQEPDGHGGYQQNYYVSVMGVAPVDDPQYLVSVNIGFPTTIRTSMAAGPLFKLMMSQVLKDYRVQPSTGSPANYPDTY
- a CDS encoding UDP-N-acetylmuramoyl-L-alanyl-D-glutamate--2,6-diaminopimelate ligase yields the protein MLRPEHPVPRSLSQLVADFGFEASERVDSVEVSGVTVSSAAVEPGDLYVGLPGTRVHGASFAADAAASGATAVLTDAAGAVLAEGAGLPVLVTEDPRAALGDVAAWVYRTEENTATFFAVTGTNGKTSVVYVITAVLGQLGVRSGLSSTAERRIGDVAVTSSLTTPEASELHGLLARMREAEVRAAAVEVSAQALSRHRVDGIVFDVAGFTNLSHDHLDDYASMDEYYAAKLELFTPDRARRAVVTIDDEWGRRLADESRIPVTTLTSVEGIDADWRVELGEQTIDRTGFTLVGPDGRSLTTSIPVLGAFMATNAALAIVMLVESGFDLEAIGQALERDGGIQAYIPGRAERVSGERGPALFVDYGHTPDAFERALSSLRVVTPGRIIMVFGADGDRDTTKRAAMGAIAARGADEVIITDFHPRYEDPAAIRAALIAGALDAVPDAEVLEVADQRAAIRTAIQHATEGDVIFYAGPGHEDYQEVAGVHLPYSARDDARLALREAGWLS
- a CDS encoding UDP-N-acetylmuramoyl-tripeptide--D-alanyl-D-alanine ligase, with the translated sequence MIAMTMGEIADAVGGKIVGGDPATLVDGLSYTDSREVTSGGVFFAKPGEFTDGHLFAPQAVERGAALVVVDHELELDAPQLVVADVVDALGDLARTVIAKVREAGILRIVGITGSNGKTTTKNLLGTILSRVGQTVAPRASFNNEVGAPLTMLEVTDETRFLVAEMGASREGDIARLIRMAKPDVGVVLKVGLAHAGEFGGIEATQRAKSEMVTDLSADDIAVLNADDPRVAAMAPMTRARVLWFGEDGEDAPDRVRATGVRSGRAGTAFRLHLPDGEERDVAFRVLGEHHVANALAASSAAFALGVGIDDIVAGLESVTRAERWRMEVVGNARGVTVINDAYNASPDSMAAALKTLVQLREPGGRAIAVLGEMSELGDASGAEHDRIGLLAVRLGIDQVVVVGSGARRLHISTINEGSWDGESAFVETQDEAYSLLASMLREGDTVLVKSSNSAGLRHLGDRLGELFS